A genomic window from Anthonomus grandis grandis chromosome 2, icAntGran1.3, whole genome shotgun sequence includes:
- the LOC126750464 gene encoding uncharacterized protein LOC126750464 isoform X1, whose protein sequence is MEWNNDTALVLIEEYRKFEILWNVKHSEYYSKIKKMTHGKVLFGMGICHSFMLKKRKKKMKSLLGSFRREKSKIRSSGGTGKGAKDIYISKWFAFDSMQFLMDRDEPRRGLNTENDEAGPDQEVSEESQQKPLQSHLEDEGRDMSPVPSTQSLPSQFTTGSQPNSVNIQKKRKQQTEDPRIQKAFEILESSSKRSRSENKYSGYCQHIGQKLMSYSSRTQTLVEHEINTVLFRTDMGYYDRLSTVAALLPPYPVTTLSTTPQHPHYTFTTSSTPAPYPQYTTLTTNTPL, encoded by the exons ATGGAGTGGAATAACGATACTGCTCTTGTGTTGATTGAAGAAtatagaaaatttgaaatacttTGGAATGTAAAGCACTCagaatattattcaaaaattaaaaaaatgacgcATGGGAAAGTCTTGTTCGGAATGGGAATCTGCCACAGCTTTATGTTGAAGAagcgcaaaaaaaaaatgaaaagtttacTGGGCTCGTTCCGACGTGAGAAATCCAAAATAAGGAGCAGCGGAGGAACAGGAAAGG GTGCAAAGGATATTTACATATCGAAATGGTTCGCGTTTGACAGCATGCAGTTCTTAATGGATAGGGATGAACCAAGGAGAGGATTAAACACAGAAAAT GACGAAGCAGGACCAGACCAAGAGGTTTCAGAGGAAAGTCAACAAAAGCCGCTGCAGTCGCATTTGGAGGATGAGGGGAGAGACATGAGTCCGGTTCCATCTACTCAAAGCTTGCCATCGCAGTTCACTACTGGTTCACAACCAAACTCGGTAAACATACAAAAGAAGAGAAAACAGCAAACAGAGGACCCAAGAATACAAAAAGCTTTTGAGATCTTGGAATCCAGTTCTAAACGCAGCAGAAGTGAAAACAAATATTCTGGTTATTGTCAGCACATTGGCCAAAAACTTATGAGTTATTCCAGCAGAACACAAACATTAGTAGAACACGAGATTAACACTGTGCTATTCAGAACTGATATGGGTTATTACGATCGTCTTTCCACTGTAGCTGCCTTATTGCCACCATATCCTGTTACCACATTATCTACCACTCCACAGCATCCACATTACACTTTCACAACTTCTAGCACACCAGCTCCATATCCGCAATACACCACTCTAACCACAAACACGCCACTTTAA
- the LOC126750464 gene encoding uncharacterized protein LOC126750464 isoform X2, which yields MQFLMDRDEPRRGLNTENDEAGPDQEVSEESQQKPLQSHLEDEGRDMSPVPSTQSLPSQFTTGSQPNSVNIQKKRKQQTEDPRIQKAFEILESSSKRSRSENKYSGYCQHIGQKLMSYSSRTQTLVEHEINTVLFRTDMGYYDRLSTVAALLPPYPVTTLSTTPQHPHYTFTTSSTPAPYPQYTTLTTNTPL from the exons ATGCAGTTCTTAATGGATAGGGATGAACCAAGGAGAGGATTAAACACAGAAAAT GACGAAGCAGGACCAGACCAAGAGGTTTCAGAGGAAAGTCAACAAAAGCCGCTGCAGTCGCATTTGGAGGATGAGGGGAGAGACATGAGTCCGGTTCCATCTACTCAAAGCTTGCCATCGCAGTTCACTACTGGTTCACAACCAAACTCGGTAAACATACAAAAGAAGAGAAAACAGCAAACAGAGGACCCAAGAATACAAAAAGCTTTTGAGATCTTGGAATCCAGTTCTAAACGCAGCAGAAGTGAAAACAAATATTCTGGTTATTGTCAGCACATTGGCCAAAAACTTATGAGTTATTCCAGCAGAACACAAACATTAGTAGAACACGAGATTAACACTGTGCTATTCAGAACTGATATGGGTTATTACGATCGTCTTTCCACTGTAGCTGCCTTATTGCCACCATATCCTGTTACCACATTATCTACCACTCCACAGCATCCACATTACACTTTCACAACTTCTAGCACACCAGCTCCATATCCGCAATACACCACTCTAACCACAAACACGCCACTTTAA